The Stigmatopora argus isolate UIUO_Sarg chromosome 16, RoL_Sarg_1.0, whole genome shotgun sequence genome has a window encoding:
- the LOC144091290 gene encoding uncharacterized protein LOC144091290, whose protein sequence is MMCRWCPWTLCILHFVTMCTSATHQHDYEGESGSGMLQNEEVNILQGFSIHLPNSANTTWTVEDDPCPVLQVGQYSILALPLTWLFNEGFADQFSLLVQFKSFQRVESSIFTILSPDSHIMLQLRISAFTIILTGAQQRHYEFPVRNLTDGQWHHLAISVSGRRVAIFVDCALLESVDWVNQGLGITTDGLFIIGGIVEGFETPFEGHLRQLTFLMDNPEAAGQQCTNHNAPSCAEASFKSLRSRQNSVFQILPLSSNDPNNLIGHPDDALHSTRNVMWRRGAARGDGTHPSGTRRQGAGGHGGVVLVDEDTELLDLTLQMGGQINPEWKPSKNGRGENQKKSETSPKNSEDNITTDKKVDPGGRSSLTFPGKPTDHVVNLDGRNTRKKPVVEFTPPPKLPTVPHPTFESIGQRESTTGRSSSASPSSRNTYQSPPVKKADTTAQNFNYTTQVKVQNKSKQGTISIISRDGDMLMGSNGKMYRLKPGQVGRMGPPGPEGWAGEPGWPGFKGDKGKIGLEGSSGRRGDRGPPGPPGLPTLYLWRNTAEEWDAFQHTNFYQLLRAGWPIKDGLVGPPGEMGRTGMQGPPGEPGDRGRPGIPGEMGERGPRGTPGKPGVPGRDGENGEEGQQGSPGVAGSQGLWGYRGGRGSKGEKGDEGLIGQTGRRGKPGESGEKGSTGLPGPPGPVGSRGPPGFRGDDGPEGPPGPDGELGLDGTPGLPGLTGAPGFTGRVGAQGVNGSRGEIGPAGIAGRKGPQGPPGFEGQLGPQGSRGPQGTPGQSGGEGPKGDPGPPGTVGLRGDPGFEGPVGAAGEPGQPGFPGATGIRGPDGEKGIPGPKGDQGFQGETGIRGPQGERGPAGFPGYFGAKGLPGPKGVEGGNGETGRQGKQGNNGLKGNRGPDGRTHKAGPRGSRGRTGQRGASGQPGPSGLAGHPGPEGPEGKPGTQGPSGASGPVGGKGLQGPQGVSGERGPDGPLGLTGLQGSPGPQGMTGALGVNGLTGKPGTEGPQGPVGIYGIPGTVGMRGHPGAIGDRGEAGLRGFSGPNGKPGPPYLM, encoded by the exons AGGAGGTGAATATTCTTCAGGGCTTTTCCATTCACTTGCCCAACAGTGCAAACACCACTTGGACGGTAGAAGATGACCCGTGTCCAGTCCTTCAGGTGGGACAGTACTCCATCTTGGCTCTCCCTCTCACGTGGCTGTTCAATGAAGG GTTTGCGGACCAATTCAGTCTCCTGGTGCAATTCAAGAGCTTTCAAAGAGTTGAAAGCAGCATCTTCACCATCCTGAGCCCCGACAGCCATATCATGCTGCAGCTCCGGATCAGTGCGTTCACAATTATCCTCACCGGAGCACAACAACGTCACTACGA ATTTCCTGTGAGAAATCTGACTGATGGACAGTGGCATCATTTAGCAATCAGCGTGTCTGGTCGGCGTGTGGCGATATTTGTGGACTGCGCTCTGCTTGAGAGTGTGGACTGGGTCAACCAAGGGCTTGGGATCACAACCGATGGACTCTTCATCATTGGGGGCATTGTTGAAGGTTTTGAGACTCCATTTGAA GGCCACCTGCGACAGCTCACCTTTCTGATGGACAACCCGGAGGCTGCCGGGCAACAATGCACCAACCACAACGCGCCAAGCTGCGCGGAGGCCAGTTTCAAGTCTCTACGCTCCCGACAAAACAGTGTTTTTCAA ATTTTACCACTGTCTTCAAATGACCCCAACAACTTGATAGGTCATCCAGATGATGCCCTTCACAGCACT cgAAATGTGATGTGGCGACGAGGTGCAGCTCGTGGAGACGGCACCCATCCTTCTGGAACGAGACGTCAAGGTGCCGGTGGACATGGAGGCGTCGTTCTCGTGGACGAGGACACCGAATTGCTGGATCTGACTTTGCAAATGGGTGGACAAATCAACCCGGAATGGAAGCCTTCCAAAAATGGACGCGGAGAAAACCAAAAGAAGTCTGAAACCTCGCCAAAGAACTCGGAAGACAACATCACCACTGATAAAAAGGTCGACCCCGGTGGGAGGAGTTCGTTAACGTTCCCAGGAAAACCCACTGACCACGTTGTTAATCTTGACGGTAGAAACACCCGCAAAAAGCCTGTTGTGGAATTTACTCCTCCTCCTAAATTGCCTACAGTTCCACACCCGACCTTTGAATCTATCGGACAAAGAGAGTCCACTACTGGACGGTCCAGCTCTGCTTCACCTTCATCTCGCAACACCTACCAAAGTCCACCAGTTAAAAAAGCAGACACCACCGCGCAGAACTTTAACTACACTACCCAAGTCAAagttcaaaacaaaagcaaacagggCACCATAAGCATCATTTCCAGAGATGGAGACATGCTCATGGGATCCAATGGCAAAATGTATCGTCTCAAACCTGGACAAGTGGGCAGAATGGGACCTCCTGGACCAGAG GGCTGGGCTGGAGAACCTGGATGGCCTGGATTTAAAGGTGATAAG GGTAAGATTGGCCTTGAAGGGAGCTCAGGAAGACGGGGTGACCGTGGACCCCCGGGACCACCAGGTTTACCTACCTTGTACTTGTGGAGGAACACTGCTGAGGAATGGGATGCCTTTCAG CACACTAATTTCTACCAGTTGCTCCGTGCTGGTTGGCCT ATTAAAGATGGCCTTGTGGGACCACCTGGAGAAATGGGCAGGACTGGCATGCAG GGGCCACCTGGGGAACCTGGGGACCGTGGGCGACCAGGGATACCAGGAGAGATG GGGGAGCGAGGACCGAGGGGTACTCCTGGAAAACCAGGGGTCCCGGGAAGAGATGGGGAAAATGGAGAAGAGGGTCAGCAGGGGTCACCTGGTGTCGCTGGAT CTCAGGGCCTGTGGGGCTACCGTGGCGGACGAGGTTCCAAAGGGGAAAAAGGTGACGAG GGTCTGATTGGTCAAACAGGTCGGAGAGGGAAACCTGGGGAATCTGGCGAGAAG GGTTCGACTGGTTTACCCGGACCACCTGGTCCTGTGGGGTCGAGG GGGCCTCCTGGCTTCCGAGGAGACGATGGTCCAGAGGGCCCGCCTGGTCCTGAC GGGGAGCTTGGATTGGACGGCACTCCAGGTTTACCGGGTCTGACT GGTGCTCCGGGCTTTACAGGACGAGTTGGGGCTCAAGGAGTTAATGGCTCCAGG GGAGAAATTGGCCCTGCTGGCATTGCAGGCCGCAAAGGCCCACAG GGGCCCCCAGGTTTTGAGGGACAGCTCGGACCTCAGGGATCCCGAGGTCCCCAA GGAACCCCAGGACAAAGTGGTGGGGAGGGGCCTAAAGGAGATCCT GGGCCTCCAGGGACTGTGGGTTTGCGGGGTGACCCCGGCTTTGAAGGGCCAGTG GGTGCAGCAGGAGAACCCGGACAACCAGGATTCCCTGGAGCGACG GGCATCCGGGGACCAGATGGGGAGAAAGGGATTCCAGGTCCTAAAGGAGATCAA GGTTTTCAAGGGGAAACTGGTATACGAGGTCCTCAGGGAGAAAGGGGTCCTGCTGGGTTCCCAGGGTACTTTGGGGCCAAAGGTCTACCTGGTCCAAAAGGCGTTGAG ggcGGGAATGGCGAAACGGGTCGTCAGGGAAAGCAGGGCAACAATGGATTGAAG GGTAACAGAGGACCAGATGGACGTACTCATAAAGCAGGACCCAGAGGAAGCAGG GGTCGGACAGGACAAAGAGGAGCCAGTGGCCAGCCAGGTCCATCG GGTTTGGCCGGTCACCCGGGACCAGAGGGACCAGAAGGAAAGCCTGGTACACAG ggTCCTTCGGGTGCAAGTGGACCTGTGGGTGGTAAAGGCCTCCAG GGTCCTCAGGGAGTTTCTGGAGAAAGAGGACCCGATGGACCACTGGGTTTGACG GGGCTTCAAGGGTCTCCAGGACCTCAGGGCATGACTGGAGCTCTAGGCGTCAAT GGTTTGACAGGAAAGCCCGGAACTGAGGGACCGCAGGGCCCAGTTGGCATATAT GGTATCCCCGGGACTGTAGGCATGCGTGGGCATCCAGGAGCCATTGGAGACAGG GGTGAAGCAGGTTTGCGAGGATTTTCTGGGCCTAATGGGAAACCAGGGCCTCCA TATCTTATGTAA